The genomic stretch TCGGCTTCCACTTTTTCTACAAAGCGTACGAGCACAACTAACATTGCGAAGGAACCTTGATATGGCCAAATGATACATATGCACAGAGAAAATAGAAGAATTGTATCTCTTTGCTGATGGTATGAAAACGATCATACTCTTACCACACTGTGGGATATAAACACCCATAGGTATAGTTTGGAGGATTTCTACAGTATCAATTGTCGGTAGGTAATTTATCATTTACAGTTGACATTATTGAGATGATATGATAGAGTGAAAAACAATTTAAAAGGATGTATTCGCACATGTCTCTACAGAGTATTTTTTCAGCTGTTATACTTATGGTTCATGTGTTTACCGTGCATGCATGGGGAGTATCATACACCCGGGAAGAATCGCGTTTTATTGATACGGTTGGCACTGTTTATTTATGTGTCGATCCGTATTGGGAGCCCTATGAACTATTACATGAGGATGGCTCCTTTACGGGTATCGCCGCTGATCTGATAGACCGTATTTCCCAGAGAACAGGGATAGAATTTGAGATTGTTCCAACAGAAAATTGGAGTGAGTCCCTGGAATATATGCGTAATGGTAAATGCGATGTCCTCGCCTTTCTCAATTACACAGAAGAACGTGCACAATGGATGAATTTTACTGAGTCGTATTATACCACTCAGAACGTCTTCGTAACCCGTTCTGAGCACCCTGATATTCACGATCTGAATGATTTCACCTCAATACGGGCAGTGCTTCCTGAGGGCACGAGTATAGAGGAACGGTTTCGACGGGAATACCCCCATGTTGAGATTATACTGGTGGAAACGGAGGTAGAAACCTTCGAAGCCGTACACGCAGGCAAAGCCGATTTCACCTTTCGTTCACTTCCCGTTGCAGCCTTTCTTATACGTAATGAGGGCTGGTTTTCTCTGAAGGTAGCAGGAACATTAGAGGGGTATGATAATAACTTTCGTATGGGGTGTGCACCGGATCTTCCCCTATTGCCTATGATACTTAATAAGGGTATAGTCTAAAGATTCTTATATTCTGAAATGTGAAACCAATAAAAACAGACTCGTTATTGCAATATAACTATAAGTTATTAAATTTCCTTAACATTGATTCATATTCATCCTTAAACCTCACACTGCGAAAACTCCAAACAACGTTAGAATTACCGTGCCATCGAAGATTAATTCTAAAATCATCACAATCTTTTAGTTTGTTTATGAGCCAAGTTGGATGTTTTACATACAATTCTTTACTACCTGTCTCTTGAATGAGTGTTAAAACCTCCTTTACGCCATCTATATAGACATTGGCTTTTATAACACCATATCCACCTCTTTTAAGATCTTTCCCAACAATATTTGGACTTTCACTAAA from Chitinivibrio alkaliphilus ACht1 encodes the following:
- a CDS encoding transporter substrate-binding domain-containing protein, which gives rise to MSLQSIFSAVILMVHVFTVHAWGVSYTREESRFIDTVGTVYLCVDPYWEPYELLHEDGSFTGIAADLIDRISQRTGIEFEIVPTENWSESLEYMRNGKCDVLAFLNYTEERAQWMNFTESYYTTQNVFVTRSEHPDIHDLNDFTSIRAVLPEGTSIEERFRREYPHVEIILVETEVETFEAVHAGKADFTFRSLPVAAFLIRNEGWFSLKVAGTLEGYDNNFRMGCAPDLPLLPMILNKGIV